The following proteins are co-located in the Lagopus muta isolate bLagMut1 chromosome 11, bLagMut1 primary, whole genome shotgun sequence genome:
- the PTPDC1 gene encoding protein tyrosine phosphatase domain-containing protein 1 isoform X5 produces MQGSPRRRSAVSIFSNFFQGRRHSSSDPLLRIIQRRRSSVVEVLSSSTHRVMVAISSLSPEEMDATFPEKKRSSRRPTAKYTKVGERLRHVIPGHMQCSMACGGRACKYENPARWSDQEQAIKGLYSSWITDNILAMARPSTELIEKYNIIEQFERCGIKTIINLQRPGEHASCGNPLEQESGFTYLPEAFMEAGIYFYNFGWKDYGVASLTTILDMVKVMAFALQEGRVAVHCHAGLGRTGVLVACYLVFATRMTADQAILFVRAKRPNSIQTRGQLLCIREFTQFLIPLRNVFACCEPKAHRVTLSQYLTRQRHLLHGYESRHLKHVPKLIHLVCKLLLDLAENRQVVEAELLNIADLSAEIEKTVSQLVSTQLDGDLARQDSDTSDSSHTHSATCDTQDSLFSLAHECDPLWKRRNIECLQPLSHVRRRLSYSDSDLRRTEFLLEQGETAWTVPAQILLCNKLKQNSGEESSATDEQKPQLDLNKEALVRNTCTIWSQTKFNLDGQKDGSSLYQRRNSTKEVQRSRTFSSGLASLHYTREPGTPRHNFTNEVGHRKECETRMYGRRVYVSEDSDSSSSSKVNFSIGCESQGSKDPSEAIPHIVLQSELSLEARRILAAKALANINEFLEEDEVKQKVEMWQN; encoded by the exons ATGCAGGGCTCACCCCGGCGGCGCTCAGCAGTGAGTATTTTTAGCAACTTTTTCCAGGGTCGGAGGCATTCTTCCTCCGATCCGCTTCTTCGCATCATCCAGAGGCGCCGGAGCTCAGTTGTTGAGGTTCTCTCATCATCGACGCACCGGGTGATGGTGGCAATATCGTCGCTGAGCCCCGAGGAGATGGATGCAActtttcctgagaaaaaaa GAAGTTCAAGGCGGCCGACGGCGAAATACACAAAAGTGGGGGAGCGCCTTCGCCACGTCATCCCTGGGCACATGCAGTGCTCGATGGCATGCGGTGGCCGTGCGTGCAAGTATGAGAATCCGGCTCGATGGAGTGACCAGGAGCAAGCTATTAAAGGGCTCTACTCATCTTG GATAACAGATAACATACTGGCTATGGCTCGACCCTCAACAGAATTAATTGAAAAGTACAACATCATTGAACAGTTTGAAAG ATGTGGCATAAAAACCATAATTAACCTGCAGCGTCCTGGGGAGCACGCGAGCTGTGGGAATCCGCTGGAGCAAGAAAGTGGCTTCACCTACCTTCCTGAGGCGTTCATGGAGGCTGGCA tttacTTTTATAATTTTGGATGGAAGGATTATGGAGTGGCATCTCTTACTACTATACTTGATATGGTAAAAGTCATGGCTTTTGcgctgcaggaaggcagagtGGCTGTTCACTGTCATGCGGGACTTGGACGGACAG GTGTTCTAGTAGCTTGCTACTTAGTTTTTGCAACAAGAATGACTGCTGATCAAGCCATTCTTTTTGTCAGAGCAAAAAGGCCTAATTCTATTCAGACTAGAGGGCAGTTACTGTGCATCAGAGAATTCACTCAGTTTTTGATTCCTCTCAGAAACGTATTTGCTTGCTGTGAGCCCAAGGCACACAGGGTGACGCTGTCCCAGTACCTGACCCGCCAGAGACACCTGCTCCATGGTTATGAGAGCAGGCACCTCAAACACGTGCCAAAACTCATTCACCTAGTGTGCAAGCTGCTCCTAGACTTGGCTGAAAACAGACAAGTGGTAGAGGCAGAACTCTTAAACATAGCAGATCTCTCAGCTGAAATTGAAAAGACTGTCTCCCAGCTGGTGTCGACACAGCTGGATGGAGACCTTGCCAGGCAGGACAGTGACACGTCGGACTCCTCGCACACCCACTCGGCCACTTGTGACACGCAGgattctcttttctcccttgcACATGAATGTGATCCTCTTTGGAAAAGGAGGAACATCGAATGCCTTCAGCCTCTGTCTCATGTGAGGAGGCGTCTAAGCTACAGTGACTCAGACCTAAGGAGAACTGAGTTCCTCTTAGAGCAAGGAGAAACGGCATGGACGGTACCTGCTCAGATACTACTGTGCAACAAACTTAAGCAGAACAGTGGTGAGGAGAGTTCTGCCACAGACGAACAAAAGCCACAGCTGGATTTGAACAAAGAAGCGTTAGTGCGTAACACGTGTACAATTTGGAGTCAGACTAAGTTTAATTTGGATGGGCAAAAAGATGGATCTTCACTTTATCAGAGAAGGAACTCTACCAAAGAAGTACAACGCAgcagaactttttcttcagGTCTAGCATCTCTCCACTATACCAGGGAGCCTGGAACACCAAGGCATAATTTCACCAATGAGGTTGGCCATAGAAAAGAATGTGAGACTCGTATGTACGGCAGAAGAGTCTACGTCTCAGAGGACTctgattcttcttcttcttctaaaGTGAACTTTTCCATTGGATGTGAAAGCCAAGGTAGCAAAGATCCGTCAGAGGCAATTCCACACATTGTTCTGCAGTCAGAATTAAGTTTGGAAGCTCGAAGAATTTTGGCAGCAAAAGCACTTGCAAATATAAATGAATTTCTGGAAGAGGATGAAGTGAAGCAGAAGGTAGAAATGTGGCAg aactga
- the PTPDC1 gene encoding protein tyrosine phosphatase domain-containing protein 1 isoform X6: MFWLFPVHFQNYLLEMQLFSSAAEHFVPNRINSYRMSLPRGWLAAEPSLFVTMETAQPMLTSCSSRRRDAHLAATSVLSNLAFRPVPARQPRCAVSGAGHHAGLTPAALSRSSRRPTAKYTKVGERLRHVIPGHMQCSMACGGRACKYENPARWSDQEQAIKGLYSSWITDNILAMARPSTELIEKYNIIEQFERCGIKTIINLQRPGEHASCGNPLEQESGFTYLPEAFMEAGIYFYNFGWKDYGVASLTTILDMVKVMAFALQEGRVAVHCHAGLGRTGVLVACYLVFATRMTADQAILFVRAKRPNSIQTRGQLLCIREFTQFLIPLRNVFACCEPKAHRVTLSQYLTRQRHLLHGYESRHLKHVPKLIHLVCKLLLDLAENRQVVEAELLNIADLSAEIEKTVSQLVSTQLDGDLARQDSDTSDSSHTHSATCDTQDSLFSLAHECDPLWKRRNIECLQPLSHVRRRLSYSDSDLRRTEFLLEQGETAWTVPAQILLCNKLKQNSGEESSATDEQKPQLDLNKEALVRNTCTIWSQTKFNLDGQKDGSSLYQRRNSTKEVQRSRTFSSGLASLHYTREPGTPRHNFTNEVGHRKECETRMYGRRVYVSEDSDSSSSSKVNFSIGCESQGSKDPSEAIPHIVLQSELSLEARRILAAKALANINEFLEEDEVKQKVEMWQKELNSRDGAWDKISTERDPFILCSLMWSWIEQLKEPIISKDDIDMLAKNSIESQDALNLLKKEQCQTILCILHCVVNLQTLPADVEEALLVRAVKAFTKTSFDSEDGPYIYNTLKKVFKQTLEEKRKKLKEGTENPS, from the exons atgttttggttgttCCCAgtccattttcaaaattatctACTTGAAATGCAACTATTTTCATCAGCAGCGGAACACTTTGTCCCAAACAGAATCAATTCATATAGAATGTCACTGCCACGGGgctggctggcagcagagccctCATTGTTTGTCACTATGGAGACAGCTCAGCCCATGCTGACTAGCTGCTCCAGCAGACGGAGGGATGCGCATCTCGCTGCAACTTCAGTGCTGAGCAACTTGGCTTTCAGACCCGTGCCTGCTCGGCAGCCGCGCTGTGCTGTCAGTGGTGCTGGTCATCATGCAGGGCTCACCCCGGCGGCGCTCAGCA GAAGTTCAAGGCGGCCGACGGCGAAATACACAAAAGTGGGGGAGCGCCTTCGCCACGTCATCCCTGGGCACATGCAGTGCTCGATGGCATGCGGTGGCCGTGCGTGCAAGTATGAGAATCCGGCTCGATGGAGTGACCAGGAGCAAGCTATTAAAGGGCTCTACTCATCTTG GATAACAGATAACATACTGGCTATGGCTCGACCCTCAACAGAATTAATTGAAAAGTACAACATCATTGAACAGTTTGAAAG ATGTGGCATAAAAACCATAATTAACCTGCAGCGTCCTGGGGAGCACGCGAGCTGTGGGAATCCGCTGGAGCAAGAAAGTGGCTTCACCTACCTTCCTGAGGCGTTCATGGAGGCTGGCA tttacTTTTATAATTTTGGATGGAAGGATTATGGAGTGGCATCTCTTACTACTATACTTGATATGGTAAAAGTCATGGCTTTTGcgctgcaggaaggcagagtGGCTGTTCACTGTCATGCGGGACTTGGACGGACAG GTGTTCTAGTAGCTTGCTACTTAGTTTTTGCAACAAGAATGACTGCTGATCAAGCCATTCTTTTTGTCAGAGCAAAAAGGCCTAATTCTATTCAGACTAGAGGGCAGTTACTGTGCATCAGAGAATTCACTCAGTTTTTGATTCCTCTCAGAAACGTATTTGCTTGCTGTGAGCCCAAGGCACACAGGGTGACGCTGTCCCAGTACCTGACCCGCCAGAGACACCTGCTCCATGGTTATGAGAGCAGGCACCTCAAACACGTGCCAAAACTCATTCACCTAGTGTGCAAGCTGCTCCTAGACTTGGCTGAAAACAGACAAGTGGTAGAGGCAGAACTCTTAAACATAGCAGATCTCTCAGCTGAAATTGAAAAGACTGTCTCCCAGCTGGTGTCGACACAGCTGGATGGAGACCTTGCCAGGCAGGACAGTGACACGTCGGACTCCTCGCACACCCACTCGGCCACTTGTGACACGCAGgattctcttttctcccttgcACATGAATGTGATCCTCTTTGGAAAAGGAGGAACATCGAATGCCTTCAGCCTCTGTCTCATGTGAGGAGGCGTCTAAGCTACAGTGACTCAGACCTAAGGAGAACTGAGTTCCTCTTAGAGCAAGGAGAAACGGCATGGACGGTACCTGCTCAGATACTACTGTGCAACAAACTTAAGCAGAACAGTGGTGAGGAGAGTTCTGCCACAGACGAACAAAAGCCACAGCTGGATTTGAACAAAGAAGCGTTAGTGCGTAACACGTGTACAATTTGGAGTCAGACTAAGTTTAATTTGGATGGGCAAAAAGATGGATCTTCACTTTATCAGAGAAGGAACTCTACCAAAGAAGTACAACGCAgcagaactttttcttcagGTCTAGCATCTCTCCACTATACCAGGGAGCCTGGAACACCAAGGCATAATTTCACCAATGAGGTTGGCCATAGAAAAGAATGTGAGACTCGTATGTACGGCAGAAGAGTCTACGTCTCAGAGGACTctgattcttcttcttcttctaaaGTGAACTTTTCCATTGGATGTGAAAGCCAAGGTAGCAAAGATCCGTCAGAGGCAATTCCACACATTGTTCTGCAGTCAGAATTAAGTTTGGAAGCTCGAAGAATTTTGGCAGCAAAAGCACTTGCAAATATAAATGAATTTCTGGAAGAGGATGAAGTGAAGCAGAAGGTAGAAATGTGGCAg aaagaactgaATTCTCGAGATGGAGCTTGGGATAAAATCTCTACTGAGAGAGATCCTTTCATCCTCTGTAGCTTGATGTGGTCCTGGATAGAGCAACTGAAAGAGCCTATTATATCCAAAGATGATATTGACATGTTGGCAAAAAAttccatagaatcacaagatgCACTTAACTTACTGAAAAAG GAGCAGTGTCAGACTATCCTTTGTATTTTACACTGTGTGGTGAACTTGCAAACGCTGCCAGCTGATGTGGAGGAGGCCTTACTTGTTCGTGCTGTTAAAGCTTTCACTAAG ACAAGCTTTGATTCTGAAGATGGACCATACATTTACAATACCctgaaaaaagtatttaagcaaacactggaagaaaaaagaaaaaagctgaaggaaggaaCAGAGAATCCCTCTTGA